Proteins encoded together in one Tripterygium wilfordii isolate XIE 37 chromosome 14, ASM1340144v1, whole genome shotgun sequence window:
- the LOC120014377 gene encoding mitogen-activated protein kinase kinase kinase NPK1, which yields MQDILGSVRRSLVFRSTSRDDGGGFGGLAEKIGTSIRKSRIGLFSRSPVPALPPIRKDDTPPIRWRKGELIGCGAFGRVYMGMNLDSGELLAVKQVLIAVNSASKEKTQAHIQELEEEVKLLKNLSHPNIVRYLGTARENDSLNILLEFVPGGSISSLLGKFGSFPESVIRMYTKQLLLGLEYLHKNGIMHRDIKGANILVDNKGCIKLADFGASKKVVELATINGAKSMKGTPYWMAPEVILQTGHSFSADIWSVGCTVIEMATGKPPWSQQYQEVAALFHIGTTKSHPPIPEHLSAEAKDFLLKCLQKEQDLRASASDLLQHPFVTGEYQEAHAVFRNSVMESGNLATTPDMNLKSSLNSIIRRSTRPGLKDVCEISSVRCSSVFPESLSRAGSSWEAGRFDDDMCQIDDKDLLVGASTRFNSAIESADLNKSFNPMCEPTDEWACKFDESPEMKGSGMNSPFGQINHGDSDNPRVSGNRGNDFTFPCGPLVAEDDEEVTESKIRAFLDEKALDLKKLQTPLYKAFYGTLNAAGTPSALGNTKNENITNCSNLPPKSKSPKRLPSRRLSAVVDAANTIGSAHHTDCSANGSSLHDRALQEIQSPQLSEWKELILDTQPETISSSASFNERQRKWKEELDEELQRKREIIRQAALGGKTSSPNDRVLIRQRERLHFAVSGK from the exons ATGCAAGACATCCTTGGATCAGTTCGCCGATCCTTAGTGTTCCGGTCCACTTCCAGGGACGATGGTGGAGGTTTCGGAGGCCTGGCCGAGAAGATTGGCACCAGCATCCGCAAATCGCGGATCGGTTTGTTCTCGAGGTCGCCGGTACCAGCACTTCCGCCGATCAGGAAGGACGATACGCCTCCGATCCGGTGGAGAAAGGGCGAGTTGATTGGGTGTGGTGCTTTTGGTCGCGTCTATATGGGCATGAATCTCGATTCTGGAGAGCTTCTCGCCGTGAAACAG GTTTTAATTGCGGTAAATAGTGCATCGAAGGAGAAAACACAG GCTCATATCCAAGAGCTTGAAGAGGAAGTGAAGCTTCTCAAAAATCTTTCACATCCAAACATTGTT AGATATTTGGGAACTGCTAGAGAGAATGACTCATTGAATATATTACTGGAATTTGTTCCAGGTGGATCCATTTCATCACTTTTGGGAAAATTTGGATCTTTCCCCGAGTCT GTCATAAGGATGTATACTAAACAGCTATTGTTGGGACTTGAATACCTCCACAAAAATGGAATTATGCATCGGGATATAAAG GGGGCAAACATTCTTGTTGATAACAAGGGGTGCATTAAACTTGCTGACTTCGGTGCATCAAAGAAAGTTGTTGAATTG GCCACCATAAACGGTGCCAAGTCGATGAAGGGTACTCCATATTGGATGGCTCCTGAGGTTATCCTACAGACTGGCCATAGCTT CTCTGCTGATATATGGAGCGTTGGATGTACTGTAATTGAGATGGCTACTGGAAAGCCTCCATGGAGTCAACAGTATCAGGAG GTTGCTGCTCTCTTCCATATTGGGACAACTAAATCTCATCCTCCTATTCCTGAGCACCTCTCTGCTGAGGCaaaggattttcttttgaaatgttTACAAAA GGAACAAGATTTAAGGGCTTCAGCATCAGATCTGTTGCAG CATCCATTTGTCACTGGAGAGTATCAGGAAGCTCATGCTGTATTCCGCAATTCAGTTATG GAATCTGGGAATCTAGCTACAACTCCTGACATGAATCTCAAGAGCTC CTTGAACTCTATAATTAGAAGGTCAACCCGCCCAGGCCTAAAGGATGTCTGTGAGATCAGTAGTGTGCGGTGCTCTAGTGTATTTCCTGAAAGTCTTTCAAGAGCAGGATCTTCCTGGGAAGCTGGCAGATTTGATGATGATATGTGCCAGATTGATGATAAAGATCTTTTGGTCGGGGCATCTACAAGATTCAACTCTGCCATAGAGTCGGCTGATTTAAATAAG AGCTTCAATCCTATGTGTGAACCCACTGATGAATGGGCTTGCAAGTTCGATGAAAGTCCAGAGATGAAGGGAAGCGGAATGAACTCACCTTTTGGTCAAATAAATCATGGGGATAGTGATAATCCTCGTGTATCTGGTAACAGGGGGAATGACTTCACATTTCCATGTGGGCCATTGGTAGCTGAGGACGACGAGGAAGTCACAGAGTCAAAAATTAGAGCCTTTTTGGATGAAAAG GCTTTAGATCTGAAGAAGTTGCAAACACCGCTTTATAAAGCGTTCTATGGCACATTGAATGCAGCAGGCACTCCAAGTGCTCTTGGAAATACGAAAAATGAAAACATCACAAATTGTTCAAACTTACCTCCCAAAAGCAAGTCACCCAAACGATTGCCAAGCAGAAGACTCTCTGCAGTTGTTGATGCTGCCAACACAATAGGCTCTGCCCATCACACGGATTGTTCAGCAAATGGTAGCAGTTTGCATGACCGAGCTTTGCAAGAAATTCAGTCTCCTCAGCTTAGTGAGTGGAAAGAGCTTATTCTAGACACCCAGCCGGAAACAATTAGTTCTAG TGCAAGCTTCAATGAGAGACAAAGGAAATGGAAAGAAGAACTTGATGAAGAACTCCAAAGAAAACGAG AGATTATTCGACAGGCAGCTCTTGGAGGAAAGACGTCATCTCCGAACGATAGAGTTTTAATTCGACAGAGAGAGCGACTGCACTTTGCTGTCTCCGGCAAGTAA
- the LOC120015583 gene encoding photosystem II protein D1, with protein MHGSLVTSSLIRETTENESANEGYRFGQEEETYNIVAAHGYFGRLIFQYASFNNSRSLHFFLAAWPVVGIWFTALGISTMAFNLNGFNFNQSVVDSQGRVINTWADIINRANLGMEVMHERNAHNFPLDLATVEVPARNG; from the exons ATGCATGGTTCCTTGGTAACTTCTAGTTTGATCAGGGAAACCACCGAAAATGAATCTGCTAATGAAGGTTACAGATTCGgtcaagaagaagaaacttATAATATCGTAGCTGCTCATGGTTATTTTGGCCGATTGATCTTCCAATATGCTAGTTTCAACAATTCTCGTTCTTTACATTTCTTCCTAGCCGCTTGGCCTGTAGTAGGTATTTGGTTCACCGCTTTAGGTATTAGCACTATGGCTTTCAACCTAAATGGTTTCAATTTCAACCAATCTGTAGTTGATAGTCAAGGCCGTGTAATTAATACTTGGGCTGATATTATTAATCGCGCTAACCTTG GTATGGAAGTTATGCATGAACGTAATGCTCATAACTTCCCTCTAGACCTAGCTACTGTCGAAGTTCCAGCCAGAAATGGATAA
- the LOC120014250 gene encoding uncharacterized GPI-anchored protein At3g06035-like encodes MANAGYMNGMLAKRPLLEKLSPLSIFFLSVVVCAYADDALLQGIDTYRTSLNLTTLIKSDSADCLADEVADQFKNQPCTNTTSAHTVPGTEPRLSNYRTLLAKCHLNVSNTRDGNVMPAYVPNLMPSLVLFNFTQSLETTENEYTNEGYRFGQEEAVAAHLTCKLVKASCLALRSISGNRIQ; translated from the exons ATGGCTAATGCCGGTTATATGAATGGGATGTTGGCCAAAAGACCCTTATTGGAAAAACTATCACCGCTcagcattttctttctttctgtggTCGTGTGTGCCT ATGCAGATGATGCTCTTCTTCAAGGCATTGACACCTACCGGACATCCCTGAACTTGACGACACTAATAAAGAGCGACAGTGCAGATTGTCTTGCTGATGAAGTAGCTGACCAATTTAAGAACCAACCTTGCACAAACACAACTAGTGCTCACACCGTACCAGGCACAGAGCCTCGGCTTTCTAACTACCGAACCCTTCTGGCCAAATGCCATTTGAACGTCTCCAATACAAGGGATGGCAATGTGATGCCTGCTTATGTTCCGAACCTGATGCCAAGTCTTGTGCTATTCAACTTCACACAGTCTCT GGAAACCACTGAAAATGAATATACTAATGAAGGTTACAGATTTGGTCAAGAAGAAGCTGTAGCTGCTCATTTGACTTGTAAGCTTGTAAAAGCTTCATGCCTTGCACTTAGGTCAATCAGTGGAAATAGGATtcaataa
- the LOC120014619 gene encoding uncharacterized protein LOC120014619: MELELVSLDHFHQHDLVFSEELFNNSDDGETLCNVCLEPARLLGATYNCIDCYFFLHKTCAELPTEIKHPLHGKHSLVLHQNSPYPHICSCNFCGIWSDDYVYRCSPCDYDLHPKCALLARCLIQPDSQNHRFTSLMRSDPFTCNFCGVYTYQWAPTKFVILDRSPSLCTECHIVVHRKCISLLHSHTIKIPQHDHSLTHTYFITENESVDSKCRICSDEVNREFGSYCCHECRFVCHVNCAQANKLDDSSNSLVPVDKLDEELISWPWIEDFKQGEDMLVQEIDHCSHKHRLTLQVDVDCEVKESSTYCDGCIQPISAPFYRCEKCNFNLHKLCTELPPKINHPLHQEHPLTLFLNPDGAYDCDACSRYCHGFMYSCGICPISVEFDVRCALVNPFKFNHDGHQHPLTLTINYPTNADCGKCSACGTTRFRYFLQCNLCPFILDYRCATLPHTVKHKYDDKHPFELTYQAIDDGSDEYYCDICEEERNQHHWYYYCAKCDYAAHPECALGVAPFIKGGRLWGRDSSVHRHDLFFERWANYGPPCSSCGKRCYDVSLECHELDCNFRLHWHCMFKSTSNRYSKTIRSCIYRACSTVFDTK; this comes from the coding sequence ATGGAGCTTGAACTGGTATCTTTGGATCACTTCCACCAGCATGATTTGGTGTTCAGTGAAGAGCTATTCAATAACAGTGATGATGGGGAAACTTTATGTAATGTGTGTTTGGAACCAGCGAGGCTGTTGGGTGCTACCTACAATTGCATCGACTGCTATTTCTTTCTCCACAAGACTTGTGCTGAGCTACCCACTGAAATCAAGCATCCCCTTCACGGCAAACATAGTCTTGTGCTTCACCAAAATTCACCATATCCTCACATATGTAGCTGTAATTTTTGTGGCATATGGTCTGACGACTACGTCTACCGTTGTTCTCCTTGCGATTACGACTTGCACCCCAAGTGTGCTCTGCTAGCGCGATGCTTAATTCAGCCGGACAGTCAAAATCATCGATTCACAAGCTTGATGAGGTCAGATCCATTTACTTGCAATTTCTGTGGCGTCTATACATACCAGTGGGCGCCTACTAAATTCGTCATTCTTGATCGCAGCCCTTCCTTATGCACCGAGTGTCATATCGTTGTCCATAGGAAATGCATCTCACTGTTACACTCACACACAATCAAGATACCACAACATGATCATTCCCTCACCCACACTTACTTCATTACTGAAAATGAATCAGTTGATAGCAAGTGTAGAATCTGTTCTGATGAAGTGAACAGGGAATTTGGAAGCTATTGCTGTCATGAATGTCGATTCGTTTGCCATGTGAATTGTGCACAAGCTAACAAATTGGATGACAGTTCAAATTCATTAGTCCCAGTAGACAAATTAGATGAGGAGCTGATCTCTTGGCCTTGGATTGAGGATTTTAAGCAGGGAGAAGACATGTTAGTCCAAGAGATTGATCATTGTAGCCACAAGCATAGGTTAACTCTGCAGGTAGACGTAGATTGTGAGGTTAAGGAGAGTAGTACATATTGTGATGGTTGCATCCAACCCATTTCTGCACCATTCTACCGGTGTGAAAAATGCAATTTTAATCTTCATAAACTGTGCACTGAATTGCCTCCCAAGATAAATCACCCATTACACCAAGAACATCCCCTTACCCTCTTTTTAAATCCAGATGGCGCTTACGATTGTGATGCTTGTTCAAGATATTGCCACGGATTCATGTATAGTTGTGGCATTTGCCCGATTTCGGTCGAATTCGATGTAAGATGTGCTTTGGTTAATCCATTCAAGTTCAACCATGATGGCCATCAGCACCCACTCACTCTCACGATCAATTATCCTACTAATGCTGATTGTGGTAAGTGTAGTGCCTGTGGTACCACCCGTTTCCGCTACTTCCTCCAATGCAACTTGTGTCCCTTCATCTTGGACTACAGATGCGCCACCCTGCCTCATACagtcaaacacaagtatgatgATAAACATCCTTTTGAGCTCACATACCAGGCAATCGATGATGGGTCCGATGAGTATTATTGTGAtatttgtgaagaagaaagaaatcaaCATCATTGGTATTACTATTGCGCCAAATGTGACTATGCTGCTCATCCCGAATGTGCTCTGGGTGTGGCACCTTTCATTAAGGGAGGACGACTTTGGGGAAGAGACAGTTCCGTTCATCGTCACGATCTCTTTTTTGAACGATGGGCGAATTACGGGCCTCCTTGTAGTTCATGTGGTAAGAGATGCTATGATGTGTCACTTGAATGTCACGAGTTGGACTGCAATTTTAGGCTTCATTGGCACTGTATGTTTAAGAGCACCTCCAACAGATACTCTAAAACCATACGGAGCTGCATATATAGAGCTTGCAGTACAGTTTTTGATACAAAATGA
- the LOC120014248 gene encoding uncharacterized GPI-anchored protein At3g06035-like: protein MANAGYMNGMLAKRPLLEKLSLLSIFFLFVVACACLNILTINSRLLLQFAGADDALLQGINTYRTSLNLTTLTKSDSADCPADEVANQFKNQPCSSTNTTGANTVPGTEPQLSNYPTLLAKCHLNVSNTRDGNVMPACVPNLVPSLVLSNFTQSLYSDNLNDNR, encoded by the coding sequence ATGGCTAATGCCGGTTATATGAATGGGATGTTGGCGAAAAGACCCTTATTGGAAAAACTGTCACTGCTcagcattttctttctttttgtggtCGCGTGTGCATGTTTGAATATCTTAACAATTAACTCTCGTTTACTTCTCCAGTTTGCAGGTGCAGATGATGCTCTTCTTCAAGGCATTAACACCTACCGGACATCCCTGAACTTGACGACACTAACAAAGAGCGACAGCGCAGATTGTCCTGCTGATGAAGTAGCTAACCAATTTAAGAATCAACCTTGCAGCAGCACAAACACAACTGGTGCTAACACCGTACCAGGCACTGAGCCTCAGCTTTCTAACTACCCAACCCTTCTAGCCAAATGCCATTTGAACGTCTCCAATACAAGGGATGGCAATGTGATGCCTGCTTGTGTTCCAAACCTGGTACCAAGTCTTGTGCTATCCAACTTCACACAGTCTCTTTACTCGGATAATCTTAATGACAATCGG
- the LOC120015141 gene encoding DEAD-box ATP-dependent RNA helicase 50 has translation MLAKAPPPPPPNCPRLKLLLPRSLNTSVQFTRGCGSFVLARAGAGKTQDHTAIEDIDYTIAVTGDVPTAQSIRDLTGGFEKLKVQRVKAIMNKTSRIRREITQHKQEIDEVDSDDDVGGIDGESEYQVMPNKRNDFRSGSYRQKGEASKGSAGSLRGWGNGGSARNSKYVRNSKYEPTDGLKYQSKVSGQTDFYSRRSFGDLGCTDFMIDSLKAQRFLRPAHVQAMAFGPVSEGKSCIIADQSGSGKTLAYLIPVLQRLRQEELQGLSKSSSQSPRAVVIVPTAELASQVLNNCRSMSKCGVPFRSMVATGGFQQKTQLENLEQGVDVLIATPGRFMFLINEGFLQLTNLKCAVLDEVDILFKDEVFETALQCLMNSSPVATQYLFVTATLPVDIYNKLVEVFPDCEVIMGPGMHRISPRLEEILVDCSGDAMAAKTPETAFHNKKSALLQLVQQNPVPKTIVFCNKIETCRKVENALKRCDRKGTSMQVLPFHAALAQESRIGNLKEFTKSLSGEESLFLVCTDRASRGIDFAGVDHVVLFDFPREPSEYVRRVGRTARGAGGSGKAFIFVVGKQVSLAQKIIDRNQKGHPLHDVPSAYELMN, from the exons ATGTTGGCTaaagctcctcctcctcctcctccaaattGTCCGAGACTCAAGCTCCTGCTACCTCGCAGCCTAAACACTTCTGTCCAATTCACCAGAGGCTGTGGGAGTTTCGTTTTGGCTAGAGCTGGAGCTGGTAAAACTCAAGACCATACCGCCATTGAAG ATATTGACTATACGATAGCTGTCACTGGCGATGTTCCTACTGCGCAAAGTATTCGAGACTTAACTGGGGGTTTTGAGAAATTGAAAGTTCAAAGAGTAAAAGCTATAATGAACAAAACTTCTCGGATAAGGCGAGAAATCACCCAACATAAACAAGAAATTGATGAGGTAGATTCCGATGATGATGTTGGCGGTATTGACGGGGAATCTGAGTATCAAGTTATGCCCAATAAACGGAATGATTTCAGGTCTGGAAGTTATAGACAGAAAGGGGAAGCTTCAAAAGGTTCTGCTGGTTCGTTGAGAGGGTGGGGTAATGGAGGTTCTGCTCGTAATTCCAAATATGTTCGTAATTCCAAGTATGAACCTACAGATGGACTGAAGTATCAGAGCAAAGTTTCTGGGCAGACTGACTTTTACAGTAGAAGATCCTTTGGGGATTTGGGGTGCACCGACTTTATGATTGATTCTTTGAAAGCTCAGCGCTTTCTGCGTCCTGCACATGTTCAG GCCATGGCATTTGGACCTGTTAGTGAAGGAAAGAGCTGCATTATAGCTGATCAAAGTGGATCAGGGAAGACATTGGCATATCTTATACCTGTGCTTCAGCGGCTTAGGcaagaggaactccaaggaCTTAGCAAATCCTCATCACAAAGTCCTCGGGCAGTTGTAATTGTACCAACTGCTGAGTTGGCTTCTCAG GTTCTGAACAATTGCAGATCAATGTCAAAATGTGGGGTTCCTTTCCGTTCTATGGTTGCAACTGGAGGCTTTCAACAAAAAACTCAACTGGAGAATCTGGAACAAGGAGTTGATGTTTTAATTGCAACTCCTGGTCGTTTTATGTTTCTTATTAATGAGGGCTTCTTGCAGTTGACTAATCTTAAATG TGCTGTACTGGATGAAGTAGATATACTCTTTAAGGATGAGGTTTTTGAAACAGCGCTGCAATGTTTGATGAATTCTTCACCTGTTGCCACACAGTACTTATTTGTGACTGCGACTTTACCGGTAGACATATACAACAAGCTGGTAGAAGTTTTTCCTGATTGTGAAGTGATCATGGGACCGGGTATGCACCGCATAAGCCCCCGCcttgaagag ATTCTTGTAGATTGCAGTGGAGATGCTATGGCAGCAAAAACACCTGAAACAGCATTTCATAATAAAAAATCGGCTCTTCTGCAGCTTGTTCAACAAAATCCAGTTCCAAAAACAATTGTTTTCTGTAATAAG ATTGAAACCTGCAGAAAAGTTGAGAATGCATTGAAACGTTGTGATAGAAAAGGGACTTCAATGCAAGTTTTGCCCTTCCACGCTGCTCTGGCACAAGAGTCACGGATTGGAAATTTGAAGGAGTTCACCAAATCTCTTTCTGGAGAAGAATCTCTCTTTTTGGTGTGCACTGATAG AGCATCACGTGGAATAGACTTCGCTGGTGTTGATCATGTTGTTCTCTTTGACTTTCCCCGCGAGCCAAGTGAATATGTTAGGCGCGTGGGAAGGACAGCGAGAGGCGCTGGTGGAAGTGGCAAAGCGTTCATCTTTGTGGTTGGCAAGCAAGTTTCTCTTGCGCAGAAGATTATTGACAGAAACCAAAAGGGTCATCCCTTACATGATGTGCCATCTGCATATGAGCTTATGAACTGA
- the LOC120015350 gene encoding uncharacterized protein LOC120015350, with translation MTFPWFHRRKSETRMELELVSLDHFHQHDLVFSEDLLNNSDGGEILCFACLEPAGSLGATYNCIECYFFLHKSCGELPSQIKHPLHRKHSLVLLPNSPYPRIYSCNFCGIWSKNYVYRCSPCDYDLHPKCALLSRCLIQPDSQNHRFTGLMRSDPFTCNFCGVYTNQWAPNKFVILDRSPSLCTECHIVVHRKCISLLHSHTIKIPQHDHSLTHTYFITENESVDIKCRICSEEVNREFGSYCCHECRLVCHVNCSQGNKLYDSSNSLVPLDKLDEELICWPQIEDNFKLGKDMLVQEIDHCSHEHRLTLQVDVDCEVKNSRTYCDGCIQPISAPFYRCEKCDFNLHKLCTELPPKIIHPLHQEHPLTLFLNPDGFYHCFGCSRYCHGFMYSCGICPNSLKFDVRCALVNPFKFNHDGHQHPLILTINYNTNADCGNCSACGTTHFLYFLQCNLCPFSLDYRCATLPHTVKHKYDDKHPFELTYQAIDDGSDEYYCDICEEERSQHHWYYYCAKCDHAAHPECALGMAAFIKGGRLWGRDSSVHHHDLFFERMENYGPPCSSCGKRCYEMSLECHELDCNFRLHWHCMFKNGVWF, from the coding sequence ATGACTTTCCCATGGTTTCATAGGAGAAAAAGTGAAACAAGAATGGAGCTTGAACTGGTATCTTTGGATCACTTCCACCAGCATGATTTGGTCTTCAGTGAAGATCTATTAAATAACAGTGATGGTGGGGAAATCTTATGTTTTGCGTGTTTGGAACCAGCGGGGTCGTTGGGTGCAACCTACAATTGCATCGAGTGTTATTTCTTTCTCCACAAGTCTTGTGGAGAGCTTCCCAGTCAAATCAAGCACCCCCTTCACCGCAAACATAGTCTTGTTCTTCTCCCAAATTCACCATATCCTCGCATATATAGCTGTAATTTTTGTGGCATATGGTCTAAAAACTATGTCTACCGTTGTTCTCCTTGCGATTACGACTTGCACCCCAAGTGTGCTCTGCTATCGCGATGCTTAATTCAGCCGGATAGTCAAAATCATCGATTCACTGGCTTGATGAGGTCAGATCCATTTACTTGCAATTTCTGTGGCGTCTATACGAACCAGTGGGCGCCTAATAAATTCGTCATTCTTGATCGCAGCCCTTCCTTATGCACCGAGTGTCATATCGTTGTCCATAGGAAATGCATCTCACTGTTACACTCACACACAATCAAGATACCACAACATGATCATTCCCTCACCCACACTTACTTCATTACTGAAAATGAATCAGTTGATATCAAGTGTAGAATTTGTTCTGAGGAAGTGAACAGGGAATTCGGAAGCTATTGTTGTCATGAATGTCGATTGGTTTGCCATGTGAATTGCTCACAAGGTAACAAATTGTATGACAGTTCAAATTCATTAGTACCACTAGACAAATTAGACGAGGAGCTGATCTGTTGGCCTCAGATTGAGGACAACTTTAAGCTGGGAAAAGACATGTTAGTCCAAGAGATTGATCATTGTAGCCACGAACATAGGTTAACTCTGCAGGTAGACGTAGATTGTGAGGTTAAAAACAGTAGAACATATTGTGATGGTTGCATCCAACCCATTTCTGCACCATTCTACAGGTGTGAAAAATGCGATTTTAATCTTCATAAACTGTGCACTGAATTACCTCCCAAGATAATTCACCCATTACACCAAGAACATCCCCTTACCCTTTTTTTAAATCCAGATGGCTTTTACCATTGTTTTGGTTGTTCAAGATATTGCCACGGATTCATGTATAGTTGTGGCATTTGCCCGAATTCGCTCAAATTCGATGTAAGATGTGCTTTAGTTAATCCATTCAAGTTCAACCATGATGGTCATCAGCACCCACTCATTCTCACAATCAATTATAATACTAATGCTGATTGTGGCAACTGTAGTGCCTGTGGTACCACCCATTTCCTCTACTTCCTCCAATGCAACTTGTGTCCCTTCAGCTTGGACTACAGATGCGCCACTCTACCTCATACagtcaaacacaagtatgatgATAAACATCCTTTTGAGCTCACATACCAGGCAATCGATGATGGGTCCGATGAGTATTATTGTGATATTTGTGAAGAAGAGAGAAGTCAACATCATTGGTATTACTATTGCGCCAAATGTGACCATGCTGCTCATCCCGAATGTGCTCTCGGTATGGCGGCTTTCATTAAGGGAGGACGACTTTGGGGAAGAGACAGTTCCGTTCATCATCACGATCTCTTTTTTGAACGAATGGAAAATTACGGGCCTCCTTGTAGTTCATGTGGTAAGAGATGCTATGAGATGTCACTTGAATGTCACGAGTTGGACTGCAATTTTAGGCTTCATTGGCACTGTATGTTTAAGAATGGTGTTTGGTTTTAA
- the LOC120015142 gene encoding peroxisomal adenine nucleotide carrier 1-like — protein MALDLDSLSEATSGAIGALVSTTTLYPLDTCKTKYQAEARAHHQQRYRNISDVLWEAISTRQVLSLYQGLGTKNLQSFISQFVYFYGYSLFKRLYMEKSGNKTIGTKANLIIGAAAGACTVIVTQPLDTASSKMQTSDFGKSKGLWSSLSEGTWSEAFDGLSISLLLTSNPAIQYTVFDQLKRRLLEKRLSGKSGVDSSPEALSALSAFMLGAVSKCIATCLTYPAIRCKVMLQAAESDENGTNVAQQKTKKTIPGVLYAIWKREGLLGFFKGLRAQILKTVLSSALLLMIKEKVTKTTWVLMLALRRYLLVSRPSLKSA, from the exons ATGGCGCTTGATCTGGATTCCTTGTCGGAGGCGACATCAGGTGCGATTGGAGCTCTGGTTAGCACCACCACATTGTACCCTCTCGATACCTGTAAGACTAAATATCAAGCTGAAGCTAGAGCTCACCATCAACAAAGATACAG GAACATTTCTGATGTTCTATGGGAGGCAATTTCTACCCGCCAGGTTCTTTCACTGTATCAGGGCCTTGGGACGAAGAATCTACAGTCTTTTATTTCTCAATTTGTTTATTTCTATGGATACAGTCTCTTTAAGAGGCTATATATGGAGAAAAGTGGAAACAAAACTATTGGAACAAAAGCTAACTTAATTATTGGTGCCGCTGCTGGGGCCTGTACTGTCATAGTAACACAG CCCCTGGATACAGCATCCTCAAAGATGCAGACAAGTGATTTTGGGAAATCTAAAGGACTTTGGAGCTCTCTTTCTGAGGGTACTTGGAGTGAGGCATTTGATGGACTTAGCATATCTCTTCTTCTGACATCAAACCCTGCTATCCAG TACACAGTGTTTGATCAGTTGAAACGTAGACTGTTGGAGAAGCGCCTTAGCGGGAAATCAGGTGTGGACTCATCTCCAGAAGCTCTTTCCGCGCTCTCTGCTTTCATGTTGGGTGCAGTTTCAAAGTGTATCGCCACCTGTTTGACTTATCCAGCTATCAG ATGCAAGGTCATGCTTCAGGCTGCAGAATCGGATGAGAATGGGACCAATGTTGCCCAACAGAAGACGAAGAAGACTATTCCAGGTGTACTCTATGCCATTTGGAAAAGAGAAGGCCTGTTGGGTTTCTTCAAAGGATTACGGGCACAGATCCTGAAGACTGTTCTGAGCTCTGCATTGCTGTTGATGATAAAAGAAAAGGTTACAAAGACCACATGGGTCCTAATGCTTGCGCTAAGGAGGTATCTGTTAGTCAGTCGTCCCAGTTTAAAGAGTGCTTGA